Proteins from a genomic interval of Niabella soli DSM 19437:
- a CDS encoding amidohydrolase, producing MKTTYTEPIKGRYTLKNVRLETAFIKNESGVTGTKTELFCIEIKEGKIVKIFPNDASLADAIDAKGLLMLPAFKDMHVHIDKTLYGLPWQAPSPARETVADMIAYEQEIIPELLKTSTYRAEQLIDLLQQYGTTFARAHFNVDTTSGLRSLENLQKALDNKKGCFDAELVAFPQHGLYYTDSAPLMKEAAQLEAVAFVGGLDPFSIDKNIEKAIDFTVQLAIDNNKGIDIHLHDSGKEGLRTIEYLAQKAVENPQLQGRTYVSHAFALAQLPLKDAEAISDKLTAAKVGIASAIPFPGALMPIPTLVKQGVEVLVGNDNIQDHWSTFGTGNMLQKANLMAQLYGWRTEFELSRTLRFATKNILPLDDKGAMQWPKADAAAEFVLVDASCSAEAVSRMSQTAAFAYKGNFYRKNWW from the coding sequence ATGAAGACAACATATACAGAACCCATAAAAGGCCGTTATACTTTAAAAAACGTGCGACTGGAAACAGCTTTTATCAAAAACGAAAGCGGTGTTACCGGTACAAAAACAGAATTGTTTTGCATCGAAATCAAAGAAGGCAAAATAGTAAAGATCTTCCCGAACGATGCTTCGTTGGCGGATGCCATTGATGCAAAAGGATTGCTGATGCTGCCTGCGTTCAAAGATATGCATGTACATATCGATAAAACCTTGTACGGTTTGCCCTGGCAGGCGCCTTCACCAGCAAGGGAAACCGTTGCGGATATGATCGCCTACGAACAGGAGATCATTCCTGAGTTGCTGAAAACTTCCACCTACCGGGCGGAACAGCTCATCGATCTTTTACAACAGTACGGGACAACTTTTGCAAGAGCACATTTCAATGTAGACACCACATCCGGACTGCGCTCTTTAGAGAACCTGCAAAAGGCATTGGATAATAAAAAAGGCTGCTTTGATGCAGAGTTGGTGGCGTTCCCGCAACACGGATTGTATTACACGGATTCAGCTCCGTTAATGAAAGAAGCTGCACAACTGGAAGCAGTAGCTTTTGTTGGCGGATTAGATCCGTTCAGCATCGATAAAAATATTGAAAAAGCCATTGATTTTACCGTTCAACTGGCAATAGACAATAACAAAGGCATCGATATCCACCTGCACGATTCGGGTAAAGAAGGTCTCCGCACTATTGAATACCTGGCGCAAAAAGCAGTTGAGAACCCGCAACTGCAGGGTCGCACTTATGTCAGTCACGCTTTTGCGCTGGCGCAGTTGCCTTTGAAGGATGCCGAAGCAATTTCGGATAAACTGACAGCAGCCAAAGTGGGTATTGCTTCCGCCATTCCGTTCCCCGGAGCGCTGATGCCCATCCCTACATTAGTAAAACAAGGCGTGGAAGTATTGGTAGGTAATGATAATATACAGGATCATTGGAGCACTTTCGGCACGGGGAATATGTTACAAAAAGCCAACCTCATGGCGCAGCTTTATGGCTGGCGAACCGAATTTGAGCTTTCCCGTACCCTTAGGTTTGCCACAAAAAATATCCTTCCGCTGGATGATAAAGGAGCAATGCAATGGCCCAAGGCAGATGCTGCTGCGGAGTTTGTGCTTGTAGACGCTAGCTGCTCTGCAGAAGCCGTTTCCCGGATGTCTCAAACAGCGGCATTTGCGTATAAGGGAAATTTTTACCGGAAGAACTGGTGGTAA